From Gemmatimonadales bacterium:
CGGCATGGCCACCGTCTACCTCGCCCACGACGTGCGCCACGATCGCAAGGTCGCGCTCAAGGTGCTGCGTCCCGAGCTGGCCGCGATCCTGGGCGGCGAGCGGTTCCTCAAGGAGATTCGCCTCACCGCCAACCTCCAGCACCCCCACATCCTCCCGCTGCACGATTCCGGCGAGGCCGAGGGCATCGTCTACTACGTCATGCCCTACGTGGAAGGTGAGTCGCTGCG
This genomic window contains:
- a CDS encoding protein kinase; the protein is MTDAVQRLSVALADRYQIERELGAGGMATVYLAHDVRHDRKVALKVLRPELAAILGGERFLKEIRLTANLQHPHILPLHDSGEAEGIVYYVMPYVEGESLR